From Cherax quadricarinatus isolate ZL_2023a chromosome 58, ASM3850222v1, whole genome shotgun sequence, a single genomic window includes:
- the LOC128698038 gene encoding dehydrogenase/reductase SDR family member 12 isoform X2, producing the protein MTTTSWYRRILWNYKGNREYAKSGFDLARARFVEEDLEVDCSNRHYIITGCNTGIGFEIAVAVAKRGGILHMVCRNEASAKTARSEIITTTGNDKIYLHCVDLSRPREVTMWAAKFAAQQEQIHVLVNNASCLLNERHLDEDGCEIDVSFAVNTLSPYILTVNLLPVLQRSEDARVINVSSAGMLCVRLDPHDLMHTQINPYDGQLFYFQSKRRQVAMTLWFAQRYDKVHFSSMHPGWVDTPTMKNSVPQIYETMKENLRSPSEGADTAVWLAISKAALNHPSGLFFQDRVPVPTHLPLAWTKSSIEEENLLMENIEALRLKVLGVISALVALPKQVAQAAPADTKKTSLIEPKTSVEEDLAGELTKTAITEKPVAEPEDVVRKTVLAAPAPSLEMSSPKELGASAVSHEMPVEKSLLDHQVEEVVILEKDGLEKELDAASAGPTMERATLPEPLKVQQKEFDADSAGSKVENVPLLESSEVQQSVTIESLSASVKAQVNEVETISTPSSEADMEKLSSIEIPKSQP; encoded by the exons ATGACTACTACTTCCTGGTACCGTCGCATACTCTGGAACTACAAGGGCAACCGCGAGTATGCCAA GAGTGGCTTTGACCTTGCCCGTGCCAGATTTGTGGAGGAAGATCTTGAGGTAGACTGCTCCAATCGTCACTACATCATCACAG GATGCAACACTGGAATTGGGTTTGAGATAGCTGTAGCTGTGGCTAAGAGGGGTGGCATCCTGCATATGGTGTGTCGCAACGAAGCCTCGGCCAAGACAGCACGCTCGgagatcatcaccaccactggcaATGAT AAAATCTACCTTCACTGTGTGGATTTGTCGCGGCCGAGGGAGGTGACTATGTGGGCTGCCAAGTTTGCTGCTCAGCAAGAACAAATCCACGTTCTTGTCAACAATGCGAGTTGCCTTCTGAATGAGCGGCACTTGGATGAGGATGGCTGTGAGATAGACGTCAGTTTTGCTGTCAACACACTCTCCCCCTACATCCTAACAGTCAACCTCCTGCCCGTCCTCCAAAG AAGTGAGGATGCCCGTGTGATTAATGTTTCCTCGGCTGGGATGCTGTGTGTACGACTGGACCCTCATGACTTGATGCACACACAGATTAATCCTTACGATGGTCAACTCTTCTACTTCCAGAGCAAACGTCGACAG GTTGCAATGACATTGTGGTTTGctcagaggtatgacaaagtgcACTTCTCCTCTATGCACCCTGGCTGGGTTGACACTCCTACCATGAAGAACTCCGTACCTCAGATCTATGAAACG ATGAAGGAGAACCTGCGATCACCGAGCGAGGGTGCTGACACTGCTGTCTGGCTCGCCATCTCAAAGGCTGCCCTCAACCACCCTAGTGGTCTTTTCTTCCAAG ACAGAGTTCCAgtcccaacccacctgcctcttGCCTGGACAAAATCATCCATAGAAGAGGAAAACCTTCTCATGGAAAACATTGAAGCATTGCGTTTGAAGGTATTGGGTGTCATTAGTGCGTTGGTAGCATTACCAAAGCAAGTAGCACAAGCTGCTCCTGCTGACACTAAAAAAACTTCTCTGATTGAACCAAAAACAAGTGTAGAGGAAGATTTAGCTGGAGAACTTACTAAGACGGCCATTACTGAAAAGCCAGTTGCTGAGCCAGAGGATGTTGTCAGGAAGACAGTGCTAGCTGCCCCAGCACCTTCTCTAGAGATGTCATCTCCCAAAGAATTAGGTGCTTCAGCAGTGTCTCATGAAATGCCAGTTGAAAAATCGCTCTTAGACCACCAGGTGGAAGAAGTTGTCATTCTTGAAAAAGATGGATTAGAAAAAGAGCTAGATGCTGCATCAGCAGGACCCACTATGGAGAGGGCTACCCTTCCTGAGCCCCTTAAAGTACAGCAGAAAGAGTTTGATGCTGACTCAGCAGGATCTAAAGTAGAGAATGTTCCTCTTCTTGAGTCATCTGAAGTGCAGCAGTCAGTTACCATTGAATCCCTGTCAGCTAGTGTAAAAGCTCAGGTAAATGAAGTTGAAACAATCAGCACACCCTCATCTGAGGCTGACATGGAGAAGTTATCCAGTATAGAG ATTCCCAAATCTCAGCCATAA
- the LOC128698038 gene encoding dehydrogenase/reductase SDR family member 12 isoform X3: MFKAGSGFDLARARFVEEDLEVDCSNRHYIITGCNTGIGFEIAVAVAKRGGILHMVCRNEASAKTARSEIITTTGNDKIYLHCVDLSRPREVTMWAAKFAAQQEQIHVLVNNASCLLNERHLDEDGCEIDVSFAVNTLSPYILTVNLLPVLQRSEDARVINVSSAGMLCVRLDPHDLMHTQINPYDGQLFYFQSKRRQVAMTLWFAQRYDKVHFSSMHPGWVDTPTMKNSVPQIYETMKENLRSPSEGADTAVWLAISKAALNHPSGLFFQDRVPVPTHLPLAWTKSSIEEENLLMENIEALRLKVLGVISALVALPKQVAQAAPADTKKTSLIEPKTSVEEDLAGELTKTAITEKPVAEPEDVVRKTVLAAPAPSLEMSSPKELGASAVSHEMPVEKSLLDHQVEEVVILEKDGLEKELDAASAGPTMERATLPEPLKVQQKEFDADSAGSKVENVPLLESSEVQQSVTIESLSASVKAQVNEVETISTPSSEADMEKLSSIEIPKSQP; encoded by the exons ATGTTTAAAGCTGG GAGTGGCTTTGACCTTGCCCGTGCCAGATTTGTGGAGGAAGATCTTGAGGTAGACTGCTCCAATCGTCACTACATCATCACAG GATGCAACACTGGAATTGGGTTTGAGATAGCTGTAGCTGTGGCTAAGAGGGGTGGCATCCTGCATATGGTGTGTCGCAACGAAGCCTCGGCCAAGACAGCACGCTCGgagatcatcaccaccactggcaATGAT AAAATCTACCTTCACTGTGTGGATTTGTCGCGGCCGAGGGAGGTGACTATGTGGGCTGCCAAGTTTGCTGCTCAGCAAGAACAAATCCACGTTCTTGTCAACAATGCGAGTTGCCTTCTGAATGAGCGGCACTTGGATGAGGATGGCTGTGAGATAGACGTCAGTTTTGCTGTCAACACACTCTCCCCCTACATCCTAACAGTCAACCTCCTGCCCGTCCTCCAAAG AAGTGAGGATGCCCGTGTGATTAATGTTTCCTCGGCTGGGATGCTGTGTGTACGACTGGACCCTCATGACTTGATGCACACACAGATTAATCCTTACGATGGTCAACTCTTCTACTTCCAGAGCAAACGTCGACAG GTTGCAATGACATTGTGGTTTGctcagaggtatgacaaagtgcACTTCTCCTCTATGCACCCTGGCTGGGTTGACACTCCTACCATGAAGAACTCCGTACCTCAGATCTATGAAACG ATGAAGGAGAACCTGCGATCACCGAGCGAGGGTGCTGACACTGCTGTCTGGCTCGCCATCTCAAAGGCTGCCCTCAACCACCCTAGTGGTCTTTTCTTCCAAG ACAGAGTTCCAgtcccaacccacctgcctcttGCCTGGACAAAATCATCCATAGAAGAGGAAAACCTTCTCATGGAAAACATTGAAGCATTGCGTTTGAAGGTATTGGGTGTCATTAGTGCGTTGGTAGCATTACCAAAGCAAGTAGCACAAGCTGCTCCTGCTGACACTAAAAAAACTTCTCTGATTGAACCAAAAACAAGTGTAGAGGAAGATTTAGCTGGAGAACTTACTAAGACGGCCATTACTGAAAAGCCAGTTGCTGAGCCAGAGGATGTTGTCAGGAAGACAGTGCTAGCTGCCCCAGCACCTTCTCTAGAGATGTCATCTCCCAAAGAATTAGGTGCTTCAGCAGTGTCTCATGAAATGCCAGTTGAAAAATCGCTCTTAGACCACCAGGTGGAAGAAGTTGTCATTCTTGAAAAAGATGGATTAGAAAAAGAGCTAGATGCTGCATCAGCAGGACCCACTATGGAGAGGGCTACCCTTCCTGAGCCCCTTAAAGTACAGCAGAAAGAGTTTGATGCTGACTCAGCAGGATCTAAAGTAGAGAATGTTCCTCTTCTTGAGTCATCTGAAGTGCAGCAGTCAGTTACCATTGAATCCCTGTCAGCTAGTGTAAAAGCTCAGGTAAATGAAGTTGAAACAATCAGCACACCCTCATCTGAGGCTGACATGGAGAAGTTATCCAGTATAGAG ATTCCCAAATCTCAGCCATAA
- the LOC128698038 gene encoding dehydrogenase/reductase SDR family member 12 isoform X1, with product MNPCWNTRCSHFFTEVSQLRLTDFNTLSGFDLARARFVEEDLEVDCSNRHYIITGCNTGIGFEIAVAVAKRGGILHMVCRNEASAKTARSEIITTTGNDKIYLHCVDLSRPREVTMWAAKFAAQQEQIHVLVNNASCLLNERHLDEDGCEIDVSFAVNTLSPYILTVNLLPVLQRSEDARVINVSSAGMLCVRLDPHDLMHTQINPYDGQLFYFQSKRRQVAMTLWFAQRYDKVHFSSMHPGWVDTPTMKNSVPQIYETMKENLRSPSEGADTAVWLAISKAALNHPSGLFFQDRVPVPTHLPLAWTKSSIEEENLLMENIEALRLKVLGVISALVALPKQVAQAAPADTKKTSLIEPKTSVEEDLAGELTKTAITEKPVAEPEDVVRKTVLAAPAPSLEMSSPKELGASAVSHEMPVEKSLLDHQVEEVVILEKDGLEKELDAASAGPTMERATLPEPLKVQQKEFDADSAGSKVENVPLLESSEVQQSVTIESLSASVKAQVNEVETISTPSSEADMEKLSSIEIPKSQP from the exons atgaacccttgctggaATACTCGATGTTCTCACTTCTttactgaggtctcccagctcagactgacagatttcaacacatT GAGTGGCTTTGACCTTGCCCGTGCCAGATTTGTGGAGGAAGATCTTGAGGTAGACTGCTCCAATCGTCACTACATCATCACAG GATGCAACACTGGAATTGGGTTTGAGATAGCTGTAGCTGTGGCTAAGAGGGGTGGCATCCTGCATATGGTGTGTCGCAACGAAGCCTCGGCCAAGACAGCACGCTCGgagatcatcaccaccactggcaATGAT AAAATCTACCTTCACTGTGTGGATTTGTCGCGGCCGAGGGAGGTGACTATGTGGGCTGCCAAGTTTGCTGCTCAGCAAGAACAAATCCACGTTCTTGTCAACAATGCGAGTTGCCTTCTGAATGAGCGGCACTTGGATGAGGATGGCTGTGAGATAGACGTCAGTTTTGCTGTCAACACACTCTCCCCCTACATCCTAACAGTCAACCTCCTGCCCGTCCTCCAAAG AAGTGAGGATGCCCGTGTGATTAATGTTTCCTCGGCTGGGATGCTGTGTGTACGACTGGACCCTCATGACTTGATGCACACACAGATTAATCCTTACGATGGTCAACTCTTCTACTTCCAGAGCAAACGTCGACAG GTTGCAATGACATTGTGGTTTGctcagaggtatgacaaagtgcACTTCTCCTCTATGCACCCTGGCTGGGTTGACACTCCTACCATGAAGAACTCCGTACCTCAGATCTATGAAACG ATGAAGGAGAACCTGCGATCACCGAGCGAGGGTGCTGACACTGCTGTCTGGCTCGCCATCTCAAAGGCTGCCCTCAACCACCCTAGTGGTCTTTTCTTCCAAG ACAGAGTTCCAgtcccaacccacctgcctcttGCCTGGACAAAATCATCCATAGAAGAGGAAAACCTTCTCATGGAAAACATTGAAGCATTGCGTTTGAAGGTATTGGGTGTCATTAGTGCGTTGGTAGCATTACCAAAGCAAGTAGCACAAGCTGCTCCTGCTGACACTAAAAAAACTTCTCTGATTGAACCAAAAACAAGTGTAGAGGAAGATTTAGCTGGAGAACTTACTAAGACGGCCATTACTGAAAAGCCAGTTGCTGAGCCAGAGGATGTTGTCAGGAAGACAGTGCTAGCTGCCCCAGCACCTTCTCTAGAGATGTCATCTCCCAAAGAATTAGGTGCTTCAGCAGTGTCTCATGAAATGCCAGTTGAAAAATCGCTCTTAGACCACCAGGTGGAAGAAGTTGTCATTCTTGAAAAAGATGGATTAGAAAAAGAGCTAGATGCTGCATCAGCAGGACCCACTATGGAGAGGGCTACCCTTCCTGAGCCCCTTAAAGTACAGCAGAAAGAGTTTGATGCTGACTCAGCAGGATCTAAAGTAGAGAATGTTCCTCTTCTTGAGTCATCTGAAGTGCAGCAGTCAGTTACCATTGAATCCCTGTCAGCTAGTGTAAAAGCTCAGGTAAATGAAGTTGAAACAATCAGCACACCCTCATCTGAGGCTGACATGGAGAAGTTATCCAGTATAGAG ATTCCCAAATCTCAGCCATAA
- the LOC128698038 gene encoding dehydrogenase/reductase SDR family member 12 isoform X4, with product MVCRNEASAKTARSEIITTTGNDKIYLHCVDLSRPREVTMWAAKFAAQQEQIHVLVNNASCLLNERHLDEDGCEIDVSFAVNTLSPYILTVNLLPVLQRSEDARVINVSSAGMLCVRLDPHDLMHTQINPYDGQLFYFQSKRRQVAMTLWFAQRYDKVHFSSMHPGWVDTPTMKNSVPQIYETMKENLRSPSEGADTAVWLAISKAALNHPSGLFFQDRVPVPTHLPLAWTKSSIEEENLLMENIEALRLKVLGVISALVALPKQVAQAAPADTKKTSLIEPKTSVEEDLAGELTKTAITEKPVAEPEDVVRKTVLAAPAPSLEMSSPKELGASAVSHEMPVEKSLLDHQVEEVVILEKDGLEKELDAASAGPTMERATLPEPLKVQQKEFDADSAGSKVENVPLLESSEVQQSVTIESLSASVKAQVNEVETISTPSSEADMEKLSSIEIPKSQP from the exons ATGGTGTGTCGCAACGAAGCCTCGGCCAAGACAGCACGCTCGgagatcatcaccaccactggcaATGAT AAAATCTACCTTCACTGTGTGGATTTGTCGCGGCCGAGGGAGGTGACTATGTGGGCTGCCAAGTTTGCTGCTCAGCAAGAACAAATCCACGTTCTTGTCAACAATGCGAGTTGCCTTCTGAATGAGCGGCACTTGGATGAGGATGGCTGTGAGATAGACGTCAGTTTTGCTGTCAACACACTCTCCCCCTACATCCTAACAGTCAACCTCCTGCCCGTCCTCCAAAG AAGTGAGGATGCCCGTGTGATTAATGTTTCCTCGGCTGGGATGCTGTGTGTACGACTGGACCCTCATGACTTGATGCACACACAGATTAATCCTTACGATGGTCAACTCTTCTACTTCCAGAGCAAACGTCGACAG GTTGCAATGACATTGTGGTTTGctcagaggtatgacaaagtgcACTTCTCCTCTATGCACCCTGGCTGGGTTGACACTCCTACCATGAAGAACTCCGTACCTCAGATCTATGAAACG ATGAAGGAGAACCTGCGATCACCGAGCGAGGGTGCTGACACTGCTGTCTGGCTCGCCATCTCAAAGGCTGCCCTCAACCACCCTAGTGGTCTTTTCTTCCAAG ACAGAGTTCCAgtcccaacccacctgcctcttGCCTGGACAAAATCATCCATAGAAGAGGAAAACCTTCTCATGGAAAACATTGAAGCATTGCGTTTGAAGGTATTGGGTGTCATTAGTGCGTTGGTAGCATTACCAAAGCAAGTAGCACAAGCTGCTCCTGCTGACACTAAAAAAACTTCTCTGATTGAACCAAAAACAAGTGTAGAGGAAGATTTAGCTGGAGAACTTACTAAGACGGCCATTACTGAAAAGCCAGTTGCTGAGCCAGAGGATGTTGTCAGGAAGACAGTGCTAGCTGCCCCAGCACCTTCTCTAGAGATGTCATCTCCCAAAGAATTAGGTGCTTCAGCAGTGTCTCATGAAATGCCAGTTGAAAAATCGCTCTTAGACCACCAGGTGGAAGAAGTTGTCATTCTTGAAAAAGATGGATTAGAAAAAGAGCTAGATGCTGCATCAGCAGGACCCACTATGGAGAGGGCTACCCTTCCTGAGCCCCTTAAAGTACAGCAGAAAGAGTTTGATGCTGACTCAGCAGGATCTAAAGTAGAGAATGTTCCTCTTCTTGAGTCATCTGAAGTGCAGCAGTCAGTTACCATTGAATCCCTGTCAGCTAGTGTAAAAGCTCAGGTAAATGAAGTTGAAACAATCAGCACACCCTCATCTGAGGCTGACATGGAGAAGTTATCCAGTATAGAG ATTCCCAAATCTCAGCCATAA